In the genome of Pieris rapae chromosome 6, ilPieRapa1.1, whole genome shotgun sequence, one region contains:
- the LOC110991346 gene encoding uncharacterized protein LOC110991346 — MSLDPEIVQERENYPLKVFQATLNILSHLLIGLVVGISLIFAFRNGLPLNANSQHIILCVLGYQLLMAESILSLSADNGWSGVLRFKDKRRAHTILQVVGSALAVAGSIILMLSKTQNFNSLHGQFGLAAMVFTTVSLVNGVTSLYAFEWRRFCPGNISKLTHICFGVAAFGCASISLCYGFDYIFFRMWATNNFTDTLIGCTACFTVIIIINPAINFAKKSYQLVSN; from the exons ATGTCTCTGGATCCTGAAATAGTGCAAGAAAGGGAAAATTATCCTCTAAAAGTGTTTCAAGCCACTTTGAATATTCTTTCGCATCTACTAATTGGTTTAGTTGTTGGTATATCTCTTATTTTCGCTTTTCGTAATGGATTGCCGTTGAATGCTAACTCGCAACACATAATTTTGTGTGTACTTGGG TACCAACTTCTAATGGCAGAATCAATTCTAAGTCTATCAGCTGACAACGGCTGGTCTGGGGTCCTGAGATTCAAAGATAAGAGGAGGGCTCATACTATTCTGCAAGTGGTGGGGTCTGCATTAGCTGTCGCCGGTAGTATCATACTAATGCTGAGTAAGACTCAGAATTTCAACTCTCTACATGGCCAATTCG GTTTAGCTGCTATGGTTTTCACAACTGTCAGCCTCGTCAACGGTGTAACCTCTCTTTACGCATTTGAATGGCGGCGATTCTGTCCAGGAAACATTTCGAAACTTACTCACATCTGCTTTGGGGTTGCCGCCTTCGGATGTGCCTCTATCAGTTTGTGCTACGGTTTTGACTATATCTTCTTCAGAATGTGGgcaacaaataactttacTGATACTTTGATAGGCTGCACTGCCTGTTTTACTGTTATCATTATTATCAATCCTGCTATTAACTTTGCAAAGAAAAGCTACCAATTAGTAAGTAATTAG
- the LOC110991358 gene encoding uncharacterized protein LOC110991358, with product MTVDIESSKVEGGLYALKIFQATLNILSHLLIGLVVGICLIFSLRNGLPLGSTPQHIILCVIGYQLLMAEAILSLSADNGWSGVLRFRDKRRAHTILQVVGSTLALAGSFIKMLDKTENFNTLHGQFGNSILFHRLKGIIIDL from the exons ATGACAGTGGACATCGAAAGTAGTAAGGTCGAGGGAGGGCTCTATgcactgaaaatatttcaggCAACACTAAACATTCTATCCCACCTTTTGATCGGTTTAGTAGTGGGAATTTGTCTTATTTTCTCATTGAGAAATGGATTGCCGCTGGGAAGTACTCCGcaacacataatattatgtgtaattGGG taccaACTCCTCATGGCGGAAGCTATACTTAGTTTATCCGCTGACAATGGCTGGTCCGGAGTCTTAAGATTCAGAGACAAGAGACGAGCGCATACCATTCTCCAAGTCGTCGGCTCCACTTTAGCACTTGCTGGAAGTTTCATCAAGATGCTGGACAAGACTGAGAATTTCAACACTTTACATGGACAATTTGGTAATTCAATCTTGTTTCATAGGTTAAAAGGGATTATCATCGATCTCTAG